The sequence TGTTGTTTGAACTATAAAGCCAATAAAGCACAGATGCTTGAGAGCGCTTTTTGGTTTAGCGCCAGCACTCATCAACTGTTTTATCTGAACCTGTACGCCCTCTCTCGCCGAGGGCATTTAAAGTTAAGTTGCCACATTTAGTATCATTAAACTGCTGGGTTGCAGTCAATATGTAGCCTCCACCCCCTGCGGCTAGACTTATTGTGTATAAGTTAGTCGGTGAGTTTGTATCTGCCAGCCCCAGCTTAGCAATATCAGTCGCAGCTGTTATATAGGCATTATTT comes from Pseudomonas sp. C27(2019) and encodes:
- a CDS encoding type IV pilin protein — its product is MKKAQQGFTLIEVMIVVAIIGILAAIAYPSYDEYVKRGNRTEGQAFLSDVAARQERYFSQNNAYITAATDIAKLGLADTNSPTNLYTISLAAGGGGYILTATQQFNDTKCGNLTLNALGERGRTGSDKTVDECWR